The following proteins are encoded in a genomic region of Gammaproteobacteria bacterium:
- a CDS encoding CpsD/CapB family tyrosine-protein kinase yields MERIKQALERARLERGEAPSPGMPPAGMPLSGAGTARRAPAGAEPVKVTYTETRTFQPPLAILRANRILGGIEEPSVLAAYKMLRTQVLQRMKEKGWRALAVTSAGPGEGKTLTAVNLAISLAREVNHTVLLVDLDLRNPSVHECFGFQPERGVADIVLQGVPVSEVLIHPGIDRLVVLPGREPLAHSSEVLSSPAMLALVQDLKHRYANRIVLFDLPPLLSADDAVAFAPHVDAALLVVEEGKTTRDELTRAVGYLRNTELLGTVLNKSEESVAGYYY; encoded by the coding sequence ATGGAACGAATCAAGCAAGCCCTCGAGAGAGCCCGCCTGGAGCGCGGCGAGGCACCGTCGCCGGGGATGCCCCCTGCGGGAATGCCGCTGTCCGGTGCGGGGACCGCGCGGCGCGCCCCAGCAGGCGCCGAGCCCGTCAAGGTCACCTACACCGAGACCCGCACCTTCCAGCCGCCCCTCGCCATCCTGAGGGCCAACCGGATCCTCGGCGGCATCGAGGAGCCCTCCGTGCTCGCGGCGTACAAGATGCTGCGCACGCAGGTCCTGCAGCGCATGAAGGAGAAGGGCTGGCGGGCGCTCGCCGTCACCAGCGCGGGGCCGGGGGAGGGCAAGACGCTCACCGCGGTCAACCTCGCGATCAGCCTTGCCCGCGAGGTCAACCACACCGTGCTGCTGGTGGACCTCGATCTGCGCAACCCCTCGGTGCACGAGTGTTTCGGCTTCCAGCCGGAGAGGGGGGTGGCGGACATCGTCCTGCAAGGAGTCCCGGTCTCGGAGGTGCTCATCCACCCCGGGATCGATCGCCTGGTCGTGCTGCCGGGGCGTGAGCCCCTGGCCCATTCCTCCGAAGTGCTGTCCTCGCCCGCGATGCTCGCCCTGGTGCAGGACCTCAAGCACCGCTACGCGAACCGGATCGTGCTGTTCGACCTGCCGCCGCTGCTCTCGGCCGACGACGCGGTCGCCTTCGCCCCGCACGTGGACGCCGCGCTGCTGGTGGTGGAGGAGGGCAAGACCACTCGTGACGAACTCACTCGCGCGGTTGGTTACCTGCGCAACACCGAGCTGCTCGGCACCGTCCTGAACAAGTCCGAGGAGTCCGTCGCCGGGTACTATTACTGA
- a CDS encoding AAA family ATPase, whose protein sequence is MYETHFGFREKPFSLLPDPGFLYLGRRHSMALAMLQYGVRSQAGFTVIAGEIGSGKTTLIRHLLDQLESDVTVGLISNTHSSFGELLEWVLLAFGIPHQGLDKVARHHRFTEFLISEYSKRRRTVLIIDEAQNLAPETLEELRMLSNINADKSLVLQLVLVGQPELRMLLRRPGLEQFAQRVSVAYYLEALSLEETVAYVRHRLKVAGGNPRLFDSDALEWVHRASRGVPRVVNTICDMALVYAYASGQTQVDRATVEEVVRDRVATGLFTAPQDEEREPARLGDTQKLRPVG, encoded by the coding sequence ATGTACGAGACGCACTTCGGCTTTCGCGAGAAACCCTTCTCGCTGCTCCCCGACCCGGGCTTCCTCTACCTCGGGCGCCGGCACAGCATGGCCCTCGCCATGCTCCAGTACGGCGTGCGCAGCCAGGCGGGCTTCACGGTCATCGCGGGCGAGATCGGCTCCGGGAAGACCACCCTCATCCGCCACCTGCTCGACCAACTCGAGTCGGACGTCACCGTCGGCCTCATCTCCAACACGCACAGCTCCTTCGGGGAGCTCCTCGAGTGGGTCCTGCTCGCCTTCGGCATCCCGCACCAGGGGCTCGACAAGGTCGCGCGTCACCACCGCTTCACGGAATTCCTGATCAGCGAGTATTCGAAGCGCCGGCGCACCGTGCTCATCATCGACGAGGCGCAGAACCTGGCGCCCGAGACGTTGGAGGAGCTGCGCATGCTCTCTAACATCAACGCCGACAAGAGCCTGGTGCTCCAACTCGTCCTGGTGGGTCAGCCGGAGCTGCGCATGTTGCTCCGCCGACCCGGTCTCGAGCAGTTCGCGCAGCGGGTCTCGGTGGCCTATTATCTCGAGGCGCTCTCTCTCGAGGAGACCGTGGCCTACGTGCGCCACCGGCTGAAGGTCGCTGGCGGCAATCCGCGGCTCTTCGACAGCGACGCGCTGGAGTGGGTCCACCGGGCCAGCCGGGGTGTGCCGCGGGTCGTCAACACCATCTGCGACATGGCATTGGTGTACGCGTACGCCAGCGGTCAGACCCAGGTCGACCGTGCCACTGTCGAAGAGGTGGTTCGCGACCGCGTGGCGACGGGTCTGTTCACTGCCCCGCAGGACGAAGAGCGCGAGCCTGCGCGCCTCGGCGACACCCAGAAGCTTCGCCCGGTGGGGTGA
- a CDS encoding DUF2157 domain-containing protein: MGTRRYILGWTEEGRIAPQDARRALRTAGALPTGPQWRQFVARFLIWLGTALVAAGVVLLLVYNWQILGRFARLAVVEGLFAAVLGVIGWFGLARIEGKLALLGAAVLVGALLALVGQTYPTGADSHGLFVAWGLALVPLAAVGGMPTLWLLLLAVANGAFLAYFRAFGGLFGVPLGVEGLLWALVALNTAVLVLWEVLAWVGAAGRWGPRLVGVVSGGLVTGLALWSIVDPAGGSGWGVPAWILWLGAVYAVYRRVIHDVFLLATAVSSIVLVAATFLIWRADIPESNALLIVSLVVIGVSAAGARWLRAVSAEEPSEEEPR; this comes from the coding sequence ATGGGGACGCGCCGGTACATCCTGGGCTGGACGGAGGAGGGACGCATCGCGCCCCAGGACGCCCGGCGCGCGCTGCGCACGGCCGGGGCGCTGCCGACCGGCCCCCAGTGGCGGCAGTTCGTCGCCCGCTTCCTCATCTGGCTCGGCACCGCCCTGGTCGCGGCCGGGGTGGTCCTGCTCCTCGTGTACAACTGGCAGATCCTGGGGCGCTTCGCGCGCCTCGCGGTGGTCGAGGGACTGTTCGCCGCGGTGCTGGGGGTGATCGGTTGGTTCGGGCTCGCGCGGATCGAGGGTAAGCTCGCGCTCCTCGGGGCGGCGGTGCTGGTGGGGGCGCTGCTCGCACTCGTCGGTCAAACCTACCCGACCGGCGCCGACAGCCACGGACTGTTCGTCGCCTGGGGCCTCGCGCTCGTGCCGCTCGCCGCCGTCGGCGGGATGCCGACCCTGTGGCTGCTCCTGCTGGCCGTCGCGAACGGGGCCTTCCTCGCCTACTTCAGGGCCTTCGGCGGGCTCTTCGGCGTCCCCCTGGGCGTGGAGGGGCTGCTCTGGGCGCTCGTCGCCCTGAACACCGCCGTCCTGGTGCTCTGGGAGGTGCTGGCCTGGGTCGGGGCCGCCGGGCGCTGGGGCCCGCGCCTCGTGGGAGTCGTGTCGGGGGGGCTGGTCACGGGGCTCGCGCTCTGGAGCATCGTCGACCCCGCGGGGGGATCGGGCTGGGGGGTGCCGGCCTGGATCCTGTGGCTCGGGGCCGTCTACGCCGTGTACCGGCGCGTCATCCATGACGTGTTCCTGCTGGCGACGGCGGTGTCCTCGATTGTCCTGGTCGCCGCAACCTTCCTCATCTGGCGCGCCGACATCCCCGAGTCGAACGCCCTTCTGATCGTCAGCCTGGTGGTGATTGGCGTCTCGGCGGCAGGCGCGCGCTGGCTGCGCGCGGTCTCGGCAGAGGAGCCCTCGGAGGAGGAGCCCCGGTGA
- a CDS encoding DUF4401 domain-containing protein: MSAPTRAEVWSRIAAAGIVTGEVPPHRPRVPWYVRLLQGVTGWLGALFLLAFLGNTFSFLFTDAVGAFLVGAAACVGAAIGFRRYPESDFAGQLGFAVSLAGQSLLGYGFWQLLGEHFGLLAVAMVTVEIGLFILVPNYVHRVWNAWAAAFFAWHALLQLGLGPLGPGLLTAALAWMWLEEPELAHYGERAHAAAWGLALATLQFPICGRRVCDLTVLLGWPGGDSLGVWVEWAGSVLLVVVLVAVVWRLLRREGHSLSTRPGAVALAGASILAITSLKAPGFSPAMVALLAGFSAGSRQLTALAVFALVAYLTRYYYALEAPLLDKALLMMITGGALLLVALAQRELCTCGLEEDCG, from the coding sequence GTGAGCGCACCCACCCGCGCCGAAGTCTGGTCGCGGATCGCGGCGGCCGGGATCGTCACCGGCGAGGTGCCGCCGCACCGCCCCCGCGTGCCCTGGTACGTGCGCCTGCTCCAGGGGGTCACCGGCTGGCTCGGGGCGCTCTTCCTGCTCGCCTTCCTCGGGAACACCTTCTCCTTCCTCTTCACCGACGCGGTGGGGGCGTTCCTCGTGGGCGCGGCGGCCTGCGTGGGCGCGGCCATCGGCTTCCGGCGCTATCCGGAGAGCGACTTCGCGGGCCAGCTCGGGTTCGCAGTCAGCCTCGCCGGCCAGTCGCTCCTCGGCTACGGCTTCTGGCAGCTCCTCGGGGAGCACTTCGGGCTCCTGGCCGTGGCGATGGTCACGGTCGAGATCGGGCTCTTCATCCTGGTGCCGAACTATGTGCACCGGGTCTGGAACGCCTGGGCGGCGGCGTTCTTCGCCTGGCACGCACTGTTGCAGTTGGGGCTCGGGCCCCTGGGGCCGGGGCTGCTGACGGCGGCCCTCGCCTGGATGTGGCTCGAGGAGCCCGAGCTCGCCCACTACGGCGAGCGGGCCCACGCGGCGGCCTGGGGGCTCGCGCTCGCGACCCTGCAGTTCCCCATCTGCGGACGGCGGGTGTGCGACCTCACGGTGCTCCTCGGCTGGCCTGGCGGTGACTCGCTCGGGGTCTGGGTCGAGTGGGCGGGCTCGGTACTGCTCGTCGTGGTCCTGGTCGCGGTGGTCTGGCGGCTCCTGAGGCGCGAGGGCCACTCGCTCTCCACCCGCCCGGGGGCGGTCGCGCTCGCCGGCGCGAGCATCCTCGCCATCACGAGCCTCAAGGCCCCGGGTTTCTCCCCGGCAATGGTGGCGCTCCTCGCGGGCTTCTCCGCCGGTTCCCGGCAGCTCACGGCGCTCGCCGTCTTCGCGCTGGTGGCGTACCTGACCCGCTACTACTACGCGCTCGAGGCCCCGCTCCTCGACAAGGCACTCCTGATGATGATCACCGGCGGCGCCCTGCTCCTGGTCGCCCTGGCCCAGCGTGAGCTCTGCACCTGTGGGCTCGAAGAGGACTGCGGGTAA
- a CDS encoding GDYXXLXY domain-containing protein, which yields MGSNAMGPNALGRSVLGRSALSRSALGPNAMGRWVAVLVGLLVLGAVNYTVYQRERLLRGGELVLLELAPVDTRDLKEGDFLALRFRVVDEAFGRGNLVGVNGEGRLVLDLDPYQIASFVRFDDGTPLTVDEMAVRFRVRIGEPTIGANGFQLREANAQRYAAARYGELRVDAAGEAILVDLRDQYLASLGGPW from the coding sequence ATGGGCTCGAACGCCATGGGTCCCAACGCCCTGGGTCGCAGCGTCCTGGGCCGCAGCGCCCTGAGCCGCAGCGCCCTGGGCCCCAACGCCATGGGCCGCTGGGTTGCCGTTCTCGTCGGCCTGCTCGTCCTGGGCGCCGTCAACTACACGGTCTACCAGCGCGAGCGGCTTCTCCGGGGCGGAGAGCTGGTGCTGTTGGAGCTTGCGCCGGTGGATACCCGGGACCTGAAGGAGGGGGACTTCCTCGCGCTCCGCTTCCGCGTCGTGGACGAGGCGTTCGGCAGGGGTAATCTCGTTGGGGTGAACGGCGAAGGTCGTCTGGTGCTGGACCTCGACCCCTACCAGATTGCGAGCTTCGTGCGCTTCGACGACGGCACGCCGCTCACCGTGGACGAGATGGCGGTGCGATTCCGGGTGCGCATCGGCGAGCCGACGATCGGGGCCAACGGCTTCCAGCTCCGCGAGGCCAACGCCCAGCGCTACGCCGCGGCCCGCTACGGGGAACTGCGGGTCGACGCGGCGGGCGAGGCGATCCTGGTCGACCTGCGGGACCAGTACCTCGCGAGCCTCGGCGGGCCGTGGTGA
- a CDS encoding Uma2 family endonuclease: MATRAEDLIRRHRYTVEEFLRMGEAGILRADERVELIEGEIAEMAPIGSRHAGTVKQIGAILMRTVGEGAIVSVQDPIILGPRSAPQPDLALLRPRADFYKAAHPQAKDVLLVIEVADTTQRYDRQVKLPLYARHGVPEVWLVDLEQNAMEVFREPSADGYRHAERLADLTSVSVAGLPGVVVDLRELFRS, encoded by the coding sequence ATGGCCACTCGCGCCGAAGACCTGATCCGCCGCCACCGCTACACGGTGGAGGAGTTCCTGCGTATGGGCGAGGCAGGGATCCTGCGGGCGGACGAGCGGGTCGAGCTGATCGAGGGAGAGATTGCCGAGATGGCACCGATAGGAAGTCGGCACGCCGGGACAGTGAAGCAGATAGGCGCCATCCTGATGCGGACCGTGGGTGAGGGCGCCATCGTGTCCGTGCAGGACCCGATCATCCTGGGACCTCGCTCGGCTCCTCAGCCCGACCTCGCCCTGCTCCGGCCGCGGGCGGATTTCTACAAGGCCGCCCACCCGCAGGCCAAGGACGTGCTGCTCGTCATCGAGGTGGCCGACACCACCCAGCGCTACGACCGCCAGGTGAAGCTCCCGCTGTACGCCCGTCACGGGGTCCCGGAGGTGTGGCTGGTGGACCTGGAGCAGAATGCGATGGAGGTCTTCCGCGAGCCCAGCGCGGACGGCTACCGGCACGCAGAGCGCCTGGCCGATCTCACCAGCGTGTCCGTGGCGGGGCTGCCCGGCGTGGTCGTCGACCTGCGCGAGCTGTTCCGCTCGTAG
- a CDS encoding O-antigen ligase family protein, producing MDHSKYSPASTHRARPDGVTMGGMTGTREAQVLPSAQSPQGSSWLFLLPLSAALVAATVSLGRVSGNASTAGGILEGDLRRALLFGPIYAFAGLLLLRRPTQALNLARTQPALWALIAYAALSAVWSSYPGAVMTFAGHMLGYAFIAMAASIAARGSAGIVAKTLWIPGFSLLIATIVLVWGQPRLAIMEIGDQFRWAGPTFHPNILGVVSLLTTWASIVLITKGGSVWRTLIASGSALLAAVCLLGSNSVTSAILSGALWVFLFPMLLIAHSPTGSRRLMWAVALFGMLMGFLWLTLTAPELLTWDKLMAALGRTKNLTGRLALWEAGWKAFLARPLEGWGFDSLASVTTVQRLGVGQLHNGYIDVLVRGGVVAGMLTLAFLWTTARNLWLVRRTRRADATAFAAALVAVLMHNVTEGSLVRSPHPIWLLACVVAFQVSAMRHAVPNVGDSRAQEVPRRHLSPRIQHP from the coding sequence ATGGATCACAGCAAGTATTCCCCGGCAAGCACGCATCGTGCGCGCCCCGACGGTGTGACGATGGGGGGAATGACGGGTACCCGAGAAGCCCAAGTACTGCCCTCAGCGCAGTCGCCCCAGGGCTCCTCGTGGCTGTTTCTGCTACCACTTAGTGCGGCGTTAGTCGCCGCAACGGTGAGCCTTGGGCGCGTCAGTGGCAACGCTTCGACCGCAGGTGGGATACTGGAGGGCGACCTGCGCAGAGCTCTTCTGTTTGGCCCTATTTACGCGTTTGCGGGGCTGTTGCTGCTTCGACGGCCCACACAGGCATTGAACCTGGCTCGGACGCAGCCGGCCCTGTGGGCACTAATCGCGTATGCTGCGCTATCTGCCGTATGGTCGAGCTATCCAGGCGCGGTGATGACATTCGCCGGCCATATGCTTGGCTACGCATTCATCGCAATGGCGGCGTCCATTGCTGCGAGAGGGTCCGCGGGTATCGTCGCGAAGACCCTCTGGATCCCCGGTTTTTCCCTCCTGATTGCCACCATTGTCCTCGTCTGGGGACAGCCACGGCTCGCAATCATGGAGATCGGAGATCAGTTTCGCTGGGCGGGGCCAACGTTTCACCCGAACATCCTCGGCGTGGTCTCGCTGCTGACGACATGGGCCAGCATTGTTCTCATAACCAAGGGCGGGAGTGTCTGGAGGACTCTCATCGCAAGTGGCAGCGCGTTATTGGCTGCGGTGTGCCTTCTTGGCAGCAACAGCGTGACCTCCGCCATACTTTCCGGAGCGCTTTGGGTGTTTTTGTTTCCGATGCTCCTGATTGCTCATTCCCCCACCGGATCTCGAAGATTGATGTGGGCCGTTGCGCTTTTCGGGATGCTCATGGGCTTCCTGTGGCTCACGTTAACCGCGCCGGAGTTGTTGACGTGGGATAAGCTTATGGCGGCTCTCGGTCGCACGAAGAACCTGACCGGAAGACTCGCGCTGTGGGAAGCGGGATGGAAGGCATTCCTGGCGCGTCCACTTGAGGGATGGGGTTTCGATTCCCTGGCTAGTGTGACCACCGTCCAAAGGCTCGGGGTGGGTCAGTTGCATAACGGCTACATCGATGTGCTCGTCCGAGGAGGAGTTGTGGCCGGCATGTTGACACTGGCCTTCCTCTGGACAACGGCGCGGAATCTCTGGCTCGTCCGGCGGACACGCCGCGCGGACGCGACGGCCTTCGCGGCAGCTTTGGTTGCCGTCCTGATGCACAACGTTACAGAAGGGTCCCTTGTTCGCAGTCCTCACCCAATATGGCTGCTGGCGTGTGTGGTGGCTTTCCAGGTATCCGCGATGAGACACGCAGTCCCGAATGTGGGGGACTCACGTGCCCAGGAGGTCCCCAGGCGACATCTGTCTCCCAGAATCCAGCATCCCTGA
- a CDS encoding glycosyltransferase family 2 protein, with translation MSVDSMRVDICIATFRRPAQLAVLLESLLKQRLPEGVSLRIIVVDNDRLASGMSTVERFAGDCPWPAVYVVEPEANISRARNRGLSMADGTYAAFIDDDEEADPEWLAELLGAARRYAADVVFGPVIPVYPEGTPRWIIRGEFFDRPRFPSGTQRPHGGSGNVLLSLSAAPLSVSQFNEGFGRTGGEDTEFFWRTHQSGAHMVWCDSARVYEKVEPERMRVGWLVRRAFRGGQMYGRIFMGRTSLARKAPWALQRVAFLSVAMAALPIAWLGGRARGVRILQKAAANLGQLSSVSGRYYEGYGH, from the coding sequence ATGTCCGTAGATTCGATGCGGGTTGATATCTGCATCGCGACGTTCCGGCGGCCGGCGCAACTGGCGGTGCTTCTTGAAAGTCTTTTGAAACAGCGGCTTCCCGAGGGTGTGAGTCTTCGAATCATTGTCGTCGACAATGACAGGCTGGCATCGGGAATGTCCACGGTGGAGCGGTTCGCCGGGGACTGTCCGTGGCCTGCGGTCTATGTGGTGGAGCCCGAGGCCAACATTTCCCGCGCCAGGAACCGCGGGCTCTCCATGGCCGATGGGACCTACGCGGCCTTCATTGATGACGACGAGGAGGCCGATCCCGAGTGGCTTGCCGAGTTGCTCGGCGCGGCGCGACGGTATGCTGCAGACGTTGTATTTGGTCCGGTCATCCCGGTGTATCCGGAAGGCACTCCGCGCTGGATCATTCGTGGTGAGTTTTTTGACCGTCCGAGGTTCCCAAGCGGCACTCAACGCCCACATGGAGGTTCAGGTAACGTGCTTTTGTCCCTCTCGGCAGCGCCGTTGTCCGTGAGCCAGTTCAACGAAGGCTTCGGTCGCACAGGCGGAGAAGACACGGAGTTCTTCTGGAGGACCCATCAAAGCGGGGCTCACATGGTGTGGTGCGATTCGGCCCGTGTCTACGAGAAGGTTGAGCCGGAGCGGATGCGAGTGGGGTGGCTTGTGCGGCGCGCCTTTCGGGGCGGGCAGATGTACGGAAGGATCTTCATGGGGCGGACGAGCCTCGCAAGAAAGGCGCCGTGGGCGCTTCAGCGCGTCGCCTTTCTCAGCGTTGCCATGGCAGCCTTACCGATCGCTTGGCTTGGCGGCAGGGCGAGAGGGGTCCGGATCCTACAGAAGGCGGCGGCGAACCTCGGTCAGCTTTCGAGCGTGAGCGGCCGCTACTACGAAGGCTATGGCCATTAG
- a CDS encoding beta-galactosidase has translation MTLDYFGLHMHRVHTVTPWPSVSFGSWRLLDAYVNWFNLEPKRGQWDFKTLDRYVQLGEQHGVSLLLPLAFPPSWASRSPGEKGAYGAGSAAPPRDLGEWRQYVRVVAERYRQSINEFEIWNEPNLRNFFSGSQDDLVLLARVAHETLREVTPRSRLVSPSVTGGVEHVKWLDSYLERGGGQYADVVGFHFYAPQKEPEAMLPLIRDVQAVMKRRGLQEKPLWNTESGWWIANTDGTPEEVAVHPSWRRLDPELAAAYVGRALILGWAAGLDRFYWYAWDNYSMGLIEPGRKTMKPGAVAYATTVDWLLGAVVSECVRRPEGLWVCELSRGVEEALIVWTERGEKEFMLPAEWKAERFDTILGEARKIAPGSRSVTVSEAPLRIVRAIHGR, from the coding sequence GTGACCCTTGACTACTTTGGGCTTCACATGCATCGAGTGCACACGGTGACGCCCTGGCCGTCGGTGTCGTTTGGGAGCTGGCGGCTCCTCGATGCATACGTAAACTGGTTCAACTTGGAGCCAAAGCGCGGTCAATGGGACTTTAAGACACTTGACCGGTATGTGCAGCTCGGGGAGCAACACGGTGTCTCGCTTCTACTTCCGCTTGCGTTTCCTCCCTCGTGGGCGTCTAGAAGTCCTGGGGAGAAGGGAGCATATGGAGCCGGGAGTGCCGCGCCGCCGCGGGATCTTGGCGAGTGGCGTCAGTACGTCAGGGTTGTGGCGGAGCGATACCGACAGAGCATAAATGAGTTCGAAATCTGGAATGAGCCGAACCTGCGAAACTTTTTTAGCGGAAGCCAAGATGACCTTGTTCTGTTGGCACGTGTGGCGCATGAGACGCTACGAGAGGTCACTCCAAGAAGCCGGCTTGTGTCTCCGAGCGTGACGGGTGGAGTAGAGCACGTGAAGTGGCTGGATTCCTACCTTGAGCGCGGGGGGGGGCAGTATGCGGACGTGGTTGGGTTTCACTTCTACGCGCCACAGAAGGAGCCAGAGGCGATGTTGCCTCTGATCAGGGACGTGCAGGCAGTGATGAAGAGGCGAGGGCTTCAGGAAAAGCCTCTGTGGAACACAGAGAGCGGGTGGTGGATAGCGAATACAGACGGAACTCCGGAAGAGGTTGCCGTCCACCCCTCTTGGAGGCGTCTCGACCCGGAACTGGCGGCAGCATACGTGGGTCGGGCATTGATACTGGGTTGGGCGGCCGGCCTGGACCGCTTCTACTGGTACGCGTGGGACAATTACAGCATGGGGTTGATAGAACCCGGTCGAAAGACCATGAAGCCAGGGGCCGTGGCTTACGCTACGACGGTTGACTGGCTGTTGGGAGCGGTTGTTTCGGAGTGCGTGCGGAGACCGGAGGGGCTGTGGGTGTGCGAATTGTCCAGAGGGGTGGAGGAGGCATTGATTGTCTGGACTGAGAGGGGAGAGAAGGAGTTCATGTTGCCCGCTGAGTGGAAGGCTGAAAGGTTCGATACGATACTCGGCGAAGCACGGAAGATAGCTCCTGGAAGTCGGTCGGTTACCGTTTCGGAGGCTCCGCTCCGAATCGTTCGAGCGATTCATGGGCGGTAA
- a CDS encoding glycosyltransferase family 4 protein, with protein sequence MVVVEQANRLLLNYLLIARRSVGLGRLAFWGHGRNLQRAVGGGFRETWKRLTVANVDWWFAYTEHTRQYLRGVGVPSARITVVNNAIDTAELSQAAVSLQDRELYALRTGLGIRSERVGVYCGGIYPGKRLDFLIEAGDRIRSDLGDFELVVVGDGPSASFIVDASVSRSWLHYVGARFGRDRVPYLQLGKLMMMPGPVGLVILDCFALGIPLFTTDLATHGPEIAYLQAGINGVMTANNTRAYADAVVAYFGDPDQQAALAGGCLESARRYTLEGMVDRFADGIMRCLAT encoded by the coding sequence TTGGTGGTCGTTGAACAGGCGAACCGGCTGCTTTTGAATTACCTCCTGATTGCCCGGCGGAGTGTTGGGCTGGGTCGGTTGGCATTCTGGGGGCACGGTAGGAACCTTCAGAGAGCTGTTGGAGGCGGGTTCCGTGAGACATGGAAGCGGCTTACAGTGGCGAATGTTGACTGGTGGTTTGCCTATACGGAACACACAAGGCAGTACCTGCGCGGGGTGGGAGTTCCTTCCGCGCGGATAACAGTCGTTAACAACGCGATCGATACGGCTGAGTTGTCGCAGGCCGCTGTTTCTTTGCAGGACAGGGAGCTCTACGCGCTGCGGACGGGGCTTGGGATTCGGAGTGAGCGCGTAGGCGTGTACTGTGGGGGGATCTACCCGGGGAAGCGACTGGACTTTCTGATTGAGGCCGGGGACCGTATCCGGTCGGACCTGGGTGACTTCGAGTTGGTTGTGGTTGGGGACGGCCCTTCGGCCAGCTTTATCGTTGATGCGTCCGTTTCTCGCTCGTGGCTGCATTACGTGGGTGCCCGGTTTGGGCGTGATCGCGTGCCTTACCTCCAGCTCGGAAAACTCATGATGATGCCTGGGCCTGTAGGGCTGGTCATACTTGATTGCTTCGCGCTGGGCATTCCTCTGTTTACCACGGACCTGGCGACCCACGGGCCGGAGATCGCGTACCTTCAGGCGGGCATCAACGGAGTGATGACGGCGAACAATACGCGGGCATACGCCGACGCCGTTGTGGCGTACTTCGGCGACCCGGACCAGCAGGCGGCGCTCGCGGGCGGGTGCCTTGAGAGCGCCCGGCGATACACTCTTGAGGGGATGGTGGATCGGTTCGCGGATGGGATTATGCGCTGCCTCGCCACCTGA
- a CDS encoding glycosyltransferase family 4 protein: MDTERTLLQRAGHTVELFGRRSADLEGSSALRRLEGLARTPWNRATARALAGVVRRDRPDVAHVHNVFPLISPSVYAVLAALGVPVVQTVHNFRLFCPNGLFFRSGQVCEECQTRGLFSAVRRRCLHGSFLVSAAYAGGVWMAWRRGLLRNAVTRFIALSQFGAERLVGRGLPPSRVTVLGNFVERFAEGPVRKGDYVLYLGRLSPEKGVMTLLEAAGRLPDMQLRIAGAGPLEDEIRRWVVSHPEAKVRLEGIVAGEVKERLIQEALCTVVPSECFESFGLSAAESLSLGTAVVATRMGGLPELVENGVTGVICEPGDPESLAGALATLVNERGRAEAMGKEAVASARVYLSPERHLRGLLGIYRRAVVAKGRAGERGRSGEP; the protein is encoded by the coding sequence GTGGACACTGAGCGGACGCTTCTGCAGCGAGCCGGGCACACGGTGGAGTTGTTTGGAAGGCGAAGTGCAGACCTCGAGGGTTCATCCGCTCTGCGGAGACTTGAAGGACTTGCACGGACACCCTGGAACAGGGCTACCGCCCGAGCCCTCGCGGGCGTGGTCAGGCGGGACAGGCCGGATGTGGCCCACGTCCACAACGTCTTTCCGCTGATCTCGCCGTCGGTGTATGCGGTGCTGGCGGCGCTTGGCGTCCCGGTCGTCCAGACGGTCCACAACTTCCGTTTGTTTTGCCCTAACGGCCTCTTCTTCAGGAGCGGCCAAGTCTGCGAGGAGTGCCAGACCAGAGGCCTCTTCTCGGCGGTTCGGCGGCGATGCCTGCACGGCAGCTTCCTGGTGAGCGCCGCCTACGCAGGTGGGGTATGGATGGCGTGGAGGAGGGGCCTCTTGCGGAACGCCGTCACCCGCTTCATCGCGCTGAGCCAATTCGGCGCGGAAAGGCTTGTTGGCCGGGGGCTCCCACCGAGCCGGGTGACGGTCCTCGGAAACTTCGTCGAGCGATTCGCAGAAGGCCCTGTGCGAAAGGGGGACTACGTCCTCTACTTGGGGCGCCTCAGTCCCGAGAAAGGCGTCATGACCCTCCTTGAGGCGGCAGGGCGGCTCCCGGACATGCAGTTGCGGATTGCTGGCGCCGGGCCACTGGAAGATGAGATTCGGCGGTGGGTGGTTTCTCATCCCGAAGCTAAGGTGCGGCTTGAGGGAATCGTGGCGGGAGAAGTGAAGGAACGTCTGATTCAGGAAGCGCTGTGCACCGTGGTGCCCTCAGAGTGCTTCGAGAGCTTTGGGCTCAGCGCGGCGGAATCCCTCTCTCTCGGTACGGCAGTTGTCGCAACTCGGATGGGTGGCTTGCCGGAACTGGTCGAGAACGGAGTGACGGGGGTCATCTGCGAGCCGGGTGATCCGGAGAGCCTGGCGGGAGCACTCGCGACGCTCGTAAACGAGCGTGGGCGTGCTGAGGCCATGGGGAAGGAAGCCGTGGCATCGGCGCGTGTCTACCTCAGTCCAGAAAGGCATCTCAGGGGATTGCTAGGCATCTATCGGCGCGCTGTCGTGGCTAAAGGCAGGGCGGGCGAGAGAGGGAGGAGCGGTGAGCCTTGA